From the Cucumis sativus cultivar 9930 chromosome 5, Cucumber_9930_V3, whole genome shotgun sequence genome, the window AGGATTAAGCTGGAGGTTCAATTCTTGTcccattaattattttaataaaaaaagaattatcaaTTGATATATTGTTAATTCGTGGATGATAAACTTTTGAAGCAAATTTAGAATGAAGGATGGTCTGATTATATACTTGAAACAACTTTTTAATGAttactaataatatattattactgTTCATGgctctaaaattttgattttgaattgagTACTGATAACTACTATTGCATACcaatatataacacaatttaGTATTGTATTTTTAAGGAATGATGATATACTATGGgtacattaattatattatttaactttgaaaagcTGTTTGAATTAGTATGTATATAAACTGAACcatatacttaatattttGGCATCACAacaatattataatgtataaaagacaaaatcctttatatcattatatgcttaattttctttctatttacATATGACATAAACCAATcgatatacaaaataatatgaaatatatacaattgatatacaaaattaaatgcaaCTAATTGCATATACAATATAGCAAAAccatctcaaaattttgacaataaaacaaattaaattcttttaaaaagagatACGATTCAGATTAGTAGATTAGTAGATGCATTTAAGTATTATtgtatatcaataaaaatatatattatccaATTCGGTCACTAGTTGGACACTCTTTTTCTactccaaaatatatattcaataaaaatcaGAAAAAACTGAATAATGTCAAGAAGAACGGGAGAATctgtattaaattaatatagaGTCAATAGTTGAGgcaattaaatgaaaattaagatatacaaagattaatgtaattaattgaaatattaaattacatgttttgtcaataattaaaatttgaaatttttggttcttttaaTGTGTAAATTTTCAATCTTGTCTCACATAGatcaattaacttttaattttgtgtataGTGTATTTTCgaaccatttatttttttaagaagttaattgatttattatataaagtaattatttgatttttatgtgtataaaatccaaaaaaatggTGCCGCTTTTACATGTTGTGTTCAAACTTCAAGCTTCTTCTAGCTGCCtttctacttttaatttcCAACCATTAATGacataattttttgttctgtgattttttttaaaagaaaaacaaaaaggatattttaatttaagactAGTATAttacacaaaataaatgaataaattaaataattgatatatacaaACTATGGAACTACAAATGTTAGAAACAATAAAGcgttttctttctatttccaTATTACCGAAAATCAGGATCTCAATTCTCGAGTCAACATTTCAAGTTAGTTATGTATACAAAGTTCGAGGGAGGAAAAAATGGGAAATGCAAGTCCCCATCTCAAAAATGTCCAAAATTAAGTTTGCATAAACTTTTGAGCTTTCTAAAATAATTGCCACCTAAACTCATCACACGTGCATGGATGATGGagttatcattattatttttaaaacaatatatacacTTTTATAAAGTTTGTTCATTCTTCTACGTCACATTCATTCTTCATATACTAAACCCtataaaaaccctaaaaccccATCTCCAATTCTCCCACACCAAATCCTCAACTAAGACTACTTGGTTTCTGGTTTAATTTCCATTGAGTTTTAATACATCAAACCATGGCTTCCAAAGCTACTGCCACTCTTGCCTTCCTCCTCGCTcttaatctctttttcttctctctcgtCTTTGCCCACAATGACCGTTATGTTTCGTCAAACCCTAATCATACACCTATCCATGAGGATGGAAAAAAGTGCCTAAAAAATACTCTTAAGCTTGGAGTTTGTGCAAAATTGCTCGGTAATCTTGTTGATGTTACGCTCGGCAAGTCTTCATGTTGCCCTTTGATCCAAGGGCTTGCTGATCTTGATGCTGCTGTCTGTCTTTGCAGTGCTCTTAAAGCCAGTGTGTTGGGAAGCAACCTCAATATCCCACTCTCACTCTCCTTGATTCTCAATGCTTGCAATAAGAAAGTTCCAAATGGCTTCCATTGCTAAACTTAGTATCTTTTGcttcaataattatttcacaatgtttaatgtttaatttgagGGTATGTGGTTTAGAATACTTACAATTACTATAGCTTACTTGCTCTGTTTCCTAAAtgttattttcctttttggtttAAGGaccaatatatataagtttacCTATTAAGGaccaatatatataagtttacCTATTAAGGaccaatatatataagtttacCTATTGGTAATTTTATCAGTGAGTCAAGATTTCATATAATAAGttagaaaattaatgataaagaatatatatatatatatatatatatatatatatatatatatttccatattatttccattttctttctctatattttgtaTAGCTTCTTCCTAAAAGCTTGACAATTGATTAATGGGCATATAATCATGTgtctatttttcattattaataacGTTAATGACAATTGGTGTGTTCCTCGATGTGCCTCGATGAAAATTAATAACGATGTGAAAGTTTTAGTTATGATTGATAAATGATAATCTTGATGTCCCTCAATCATAATTGGTGTGTCCTTTGTGGGAACCACATAATGAATCGTCCCTGTATAAAACCTACTTTTATTCATTATCCTTACTCTTCCTCTTTATATTCTCATCTCAAAGGTATTGTTATAAAATCGACAAATATACATTAGATAAACAATcaagtataaataaaatcaattataaatttacgTGATTCAGTAGGTTAACTAACTACGTTACCATGCAAAGGAAGAATAGTCAAGCTTTTTGGGTAGGTTAACTAGCTTCTTCCTACGTTACCATCATTAATTAAcctttttgagttttttttctctctttttgctGGACTCTCCGGTATCATCTTATTTGGCATCGACATTTCTTGttgagtttgaaattaaaacaacaaaagcaCTATGTCGTTAATATCAAGCTAATTGAGATGTTCAAGTGCACCTTTTGATCCCTACGTacttattaaaagaaataggtATTTTCACACAATCgatgatataaaaatataaaaatttagttgGGATAATTCAGTAAAAGtgatcttaaaaaatttgcaaaaaatGGGGACTTAAGCCCAGGCCTGCAGGaggtgaaaaataaatttactggTGGGTTAACTAATCAAACATGatactatttttgttatatatataaagagtgAGGAAGGGTGTTTGATTTCCACGATGATTTACCTATTTCACTGGACAACTTCATTTACAAGATGATCCATCTACACAAAAGCTCTAAAGGAAAAGTTCCGTGGTACAGTCTTATAAGTCGTTCGAAAGGCTAAGAAATACACCTCAAAATTGTGGGATGAGATCATTTCTCTTGTAGCCTTTTTCATATATGGtgtacaaaaattaattttttaaattatggtgtcatttctatggttctaaattATTGGAAGGTTTTCATCATAAAGTTTGAGCTCAGTGAATTAGCTTATGTATCTTATAATTTCAGTGTGACATCCTCCACACtacgaatatatatatgtgtgtaagATTTTATCGTGTTTCAtgtaaaacaaaagagaaaatattatCCTTTATTGGCTCTAAGTTTTGAtcaattagtttttgtttcggttcaaaattttttaaaattaactttttgcctctcaatttttaatttattcccTATTTGATTGGCTATAAGTTatgtcaatattttaaatagtacTAAAAGAGATGtacattcaaaatattatatttttgtcttGTGTTTTGCTTCCAATTCAGCTTCTAAATTAAGATTAGCACCTTTTATAGTTAATTGTTCACTAAATATTAGTcgtattcttttttctaaaaaaaaatcactaaatattcttttgtgtagaaggttaattaatttttgctAGATGTTAAAAGAACTAAGTCTAATTAGGTTACTTTCATTCATTTCtcattattgataaaattagaGTGTGATTGAGCCGTCGAATAAACTTCTCTGAGTGATATTTGAATATCCTTAGAATTTCTCTTATTCATATGTGATcccattaattaatatttatgtacCTCCGGTGTCGCACAACTATACTTTTCTCATCACGGAAGGTGTATAAATAAGTATGATAATTATGCTTAAAAAATTCTtactaaatagaaaaaaacaattgtagATAAGAATGATAAATAGAAAGAGAATACGATTATTGCCGAAACGTGTCTactagaaataaaattagttattatagttATTGGTAAAATCATCCTGAGATTCTATAGAGAAACGGTAAATGCatgaattctaaaaaaaaaaaaaaaaaagaaaactgtgTGTGCTTGAGAAATACATATATAGTTCTTTTATTGAGACGTAGGATCTGTAGTAGAGATGTTCGGATACACCTACTTATCTATGTatcttttcaaacaaaaatttatacatcaatctattttttttcgtGATTTGCTCCCAACGAAAGGGAATATCAGTTagtttgtaattatatatatagtagtgCTTATTTCTCggtaacaattttaaattgaaacacTTTCCACCAGCTTATTCCTTATACATTTTCCCACAGCATGAACCTTTCGTATCTTATTCAAAAAAAGCATTGAACCTTTGCTTTTGTATCTTTGTtcaaatagaaatgaaaacaattattGTTGGTAGGTATTTACAAAACCCCCACCTACAAGACAATTTGTGATCCCCTATTGAGCTTTAGATCAGAGCACATGACTTCCAATTGCAAATATACACTCACAAGGATATAATTAGAGAGacaaaaggttaaaaaaagtgtatttcTATCTCGTTCAGAAATGTCCAAAACTTTgcataaaattttgagatttaatCGTCAAACTTGCCAGCTAAAATCTCAAGAGACCACACATGGATCACccaaataatcataatatatcatagaatataattattgttaccatcttatttaattcaatttccaCAAATGATATCATCTCTTCCATCCTCACCCTCTCCCTCCCCTTCCCTAAACCCTATAAAACCCCACCCAATCTCCCCTTTCTCCCACCACCAATCGCTCCAAATCCTTCCAACTTTCAAGAGAGATCCAtcttggaaaaagaaaaaaacaaaaaccctaATGGCTTCCAAGGCTACAGCCTCACTTGCTTTCCTCCTCTCTCTCAATCTCCTATTCTTCACCTTTGTCTCAGCATGTGATAATTGCTATGTCCCTGCCCCACCCAAGCCCAAGCCATGCCCTCCTACTAAACCAAACCCTCCATCTAACTATGGAAAGTGTCCTAAGGATGCCCTTAAAATCGGTGTCTGCGCCAAGCTTCTTGGCGGCCTCGTCGACCTCACCATCGGCAAGCCCCCAGTGACCCCATGCTGCACCTTGGTTCATGGTCTTGCTGATCTTGAAGCCGCTGTCTGCCTTTGCACTGCCATTAAAGCTAGCGTTCTGGGGAACAAGATTAAAATCCCACTCCACCTTAGCTTGCTCCTTAACGTTTGCAACAAGAATCTTCCCAATGGATTCCAATGCTGATTTTAATTCAGTATTTCCGTATTTTTGAATTCTTGAATGTTTTGATGTCTTGTGGTTCTATGttgtgttaatttaattattaccaTTTATTCTGGGTTGTAGAATTGGTTTCAttggttgtttttcttttaaatagtTCTTTGATCAATaaagttttaatctttttccaaaaaattgGTGGATTCAATTACTGATTGTTGTCTTGTAAATTTCTACATTTCTACAGCTTTTAAACACGCAAAGCCAATAAGTTGTGCACCAAAGTAAACTTCTAGCTAGTTTAACTg encodes:
- the LOC116404068 gene encoding pEARLI1-like lipid transfer protein 1; protein product: MASKATATLAFLLALNLFFFSLVFAHNDRYVSSNPNHTPIHEDGKKCLKNTLKLGVCAKLLGNLVDVTLGKSSCCPLIQGLADLDAAVCLCSALKASVLGSNLNIPLSLSLILNACNKKVPNGFHC
- the LOC101212348 gene encoding 14 kDa proline-rich protein DC2.15; the encoded protein is MASKATASLAFLLSLNLLFFTFVSACDNCYVPAPPKPKPCPPTKPNPPSNYGKCPKDALKIGVCAKLLGGLVDLTIGKPPVTPCCTLVHGLADLEAAVCLCTAIKASVLGNKIKIPLHLSLLLNVCNKNLPNGFQC